The following are encoded in a window of Dioscorea cayenensis subsp. rotundata cultivar TDr96_F1 chromosome 16, TDr96_F1_v2_PseudoChromosome.rev07_lg8_w22 25.fasta, whole genome shotgun sequence genomic DNA:
- the LOC120278592 gene encoding uncharacterized protein LOC120278592, protein MEEDEMISKFTAELMDIANQAAQLGKRYSNGKLVRKILRSLPKRFEAKVAVIEEAHDISTTRLVELMGSLQAFEMNMKSERKNNEDLKDKATVNHVVFKTNAEKELCQCPTRNSQKEKGIRKVRVKKMNSMCGVAYTSAKTPLNEDWYFDNGCSRHMIRNKSLLKNYKNFLVGEVTFGDGQKSEVVGKGTLMLPSLPDLKDVLHVDGLKVNPMSISQLCDQNMIVKFTKDSCMVYDKIAKCVLTSARSSDNCYLLQKLQRCYNTSCNMTQT, encoded by the exons ATGGAGGAAGATGAAATGATATCCAAATTCACCGCCGAATTAATGGATATAGCAAATCAAGCTGCTCAATTGGGCAAAAGGTACTCAAATGGAAAATTGGTGCGAAAGATTCTTAGATCCTTACCTAAGAGATTTGAAGCAAAAGTGGCAGTTATTGAAGAAGCTCATGatatctcaacaacaagattggTTGAACTGATGGGATCTCTTCAAGCATTCGAAATGAACATGAAATCAGAAAGGAAG AATAATGAAGATCTAAAGGATAAAGCAACTGTCAATCATGTTGTCTTCAAAACAAATGCAGAG AAGGAGCTTTGTCAATGTCCTACAAGAAACTCTCAGAAGGAAAAAGGAATCAGGAAAGTTAGGGTTAAGAAAATGAATTCAATGTGTGGAGTGGCATACACTTCTGCAAAGACACCGTTGAATGAAGATTGGTATTTTGACAATGGCTGTTCTAGACACATGATTCGTAATAAAAGTTTGCTTAAGAACTACAAAAACTTCTTAGTTGGGGAAGTTACATTTGGAGATGGGCAAAAAAGTGAAGTAGTTGGTAAAGGGACATTAATGTTACCAAGTTTACCAGACCTGAAAGATGTTCTGCATGTAGATGGTTTAAAAGTGAATCCAATGAGTATTAGCCAACTATGTGATCAGAATATGATAGTAAAGTTTACTAAAGATAGTTGTATGGTCTATGATAAGATAGCCAAATGTGTCTTAACTAGTGCAAGGTCTTCAGACAACTGCTATTTACTTCAAAAACTGCAACGGTGTTACAACACCTCCTGCAACATGACACAAACTTAG